From the Rhinolophus sinicus isolate RSC01 linkage group LG02, ASM3656204v1, whole genome shotgun sequence genome, one window contains:
- the GUF1 gene encoding translation factor GUF1, mitochondrial isoform X4, translating to MFDIPSDECIKISAKLGTNVESVLQAIIERIPPPKVHRKNPLRALVFDSTFDQYRGVIANVALFDGMVSKGDKIVSAHTQKTYEVNEVGVLNPNEQPTLKLYAGQVGYLIAGMKDVTEAQIGDTLYLHKQPVEPLPGFKSAKPMVFAGMYPVDQSEYNNLKSAIEKLTLNDSSVTVHRDSSLALGAGWRLGFLGLLHMEVFNQRLEQEYNASVILTTPTVPYKAVLSSAKLIKEYREKEITIINPAQFPDKSKVTEYLEPVVLGTIITPNEYTGKIMMLCQARRAIQKNMVFIDQNRVMLKYLFPLNEIVVDFYDSLKSLSSGYASFDYEDAGYQTAELVKMDILLNGNTVEELVTVVHKDKAYSIGKAICERLKDSLPRQLFEIAIQASIGSKIIARETVKAYRKNVLAKCYGGDITRKMKLLKRQAEGKKKMRKVGNVEVPKDAFIKVLKTQSDK from the exons atgtttgatattccaagtgatgaatgTATTAAG ATTTCTGCTAAACTTGGAACAAACGTTGAAAGTGTTCTTCAGGCAATCATTGAAAGAATACCCCC TCCTAAAGTACATCGCAAAAACCCCCTGAGAGCTTTGGTATTTGACTCCACCTTTGACCAGTATAGGGGTGTGATAGCCAATGTAGCGTTATTTGATGGAATGGTTTCCAAAGGAGATAAAATTGTATCTGCACATACTCAAAAGACATATGAAGTTAATGAAGTAGGAGTTCTGAATCCTAATGAGCAGCCAACTCTTAAACT atatGCAGGACAGGTGGGCTATCTGATTGCTGGGATGAAAGATGTCACTGAAGCCCAAATAGGAGAtacattatatttacataaacaaCCAGTGGAGCCCTTGCCTGGGTTTAAATCAGCGAAACCAATGGTATTTGCAG GAATGTACCCTGTAGATCAATCTGAATATAATAACCTGAAGAGTGCTATTGAAAAACTGACTTTAAATGATTCCAGTGTGACGGTTCACCGGGATAGTAGCCTTGCCCTAGGTGCCGGCTGGAG gtTGGGATTTCTTGGACTTTTGCATATGGAAGTTTTTAACCAGCGACTAGAACAAGAATATAATGCTTCTGTTATTTTGACAACCCCTACTGTTCCATATAAAGCTGTTCTTTCATCAGCAAAATTGATAAAG gaatacagagaaaaggaaattacaatCATCAATCCTGCACAATTCCCTGATAAGTCAAAAGTAACAGAATATTTGGAGCCAGTTGTTTTGGGCACAATTATCACACCAAATGAATATACTGGAAAAATAATGATGCTTTGCCag GCTCGAAGAGCAATTCAGAAGAATATGGTATTTATTGATCAAAATAGAGTTATGCTTAAATATCTCTTTCCTTTGAATGAAATTGTGGTGGATTTTTATGATTCTTTGAAATCCCTGTCTTCCGGATATGCTAG TTTTGATTACGAAGATGCAGGCTACCAGACGGCAGAACTTGTAAAAATGGATATTCTACTGAATGGAAATACTGTAGAGGAGCTAGTAACTGTTGTACACAA AGACAAAGCATACTCTATTGGCAAAGCCATATGTGAACGTCTGAAGGATTCTCTTCCTAGGCAGCTGTTTGAGATAGCAATTCAAGCTTCTATTGGAAGTAAAATCATTGCAAGAGAAAC TGTGAAAGCCTATAGGAAAAATGTTTTGGCAAAATGT tatggTGGTGATATTACCCGAAAAATGAAACTTTTGAAGAgacaagcagaaggaaagaaaaaaatgaggaaagttggCAATGTTGAAGTTCCAAAAGATGCTTTTATAAAAGTTCTGAAGACACAATCTGATAAATAA
- the GUF1 gene encoding translation factor GUF1, mitochondrial isoform X1 — translation MWILAGRSWRRGRALAAWVTGAACRVLPTPRPSRCRGAAADSRNLDRLYSSAESKEKIDMSRFPVENIRNFGIIAHVDHGKSTLADRLLELTGTIDKTKNNKQVLDKLQVERERGITVKAQTASLFYNCEGKQYLLNLIDTPGHVDFSYEVSRSLSACQGVLLVVDANEGIQAQTVANFFLAFEAQLLVIPVINKIDLKNADPARVEKQIEKMFDIPSDECIKISAKLGTNVESVLQAIIERIPPPKVHRKNPLRALVFDSTFDQYRGVIANVALFDGMVSKGDKIVSAHTQKTYEVNEVGVLNPNEQPTLKLYAGQVGYLIAGMKDVTEAQIGDTLYLHKQPVEPLPGFKSAKPMVFAGMYPVDQSEYNNLKSAIEKLTLNDSSVTVHRDSSLALGAGWRLGFLGLLHMEVFNQRLEQEYNASVILTTPTVPYKAVLSSAKLIKEYREKEITIINPAQFPDKSKVTEYLEPVVLGTIITPNEYTGKIMMLCQARRAIQKNMVFIDQNRVMLKYLFPLNEIVVDFYDSLKSLSSGYASFDYEDAGYQTAELVKMDILLNGNTVEELVTVVHKDKAYSIGKAICERLKDSLPRQLFEIAIQASIGSKIIARETVKAYRKNVLAKCYGGDITRKMKLLKRQAEGKKKMRKVGNVEVPKDAFIKVLKTQSDK, via the exons ATGTGGATTCTTGCGGGTCGGAGCTGGCGGCGCGGACGCGCGCTCGCGGCGTGGGTCACCGGGGCTGCGTGTCGTGTGCTGCCCACGCCTCGCCCCTCGCGGTGCCGCGGGGCTGCTGCCGACTCGAGGAATCTGGACAGGCTTTACAGCTCTGCAGAGAGCAAG GAAAAAATTGACATGTCTAGATTCCCtgttgaaaatattagaaattttgGTATCATTGCACATGTGGATCACGGCAAAAGTACTTTAGCTGACAGGCTCCTGGAATTAacag GGACAATtgataaaacaaagaataataagcAAGTTCTTGATAAATTGCAAGTGGAACGAGAAAGAGGAATCACTGTTAAAGCACAGACAGCATCTCTCTTCTATAATTGTGAAGGAAAGCAGTACCTTTTAAATCTCATTGATACACCG gGCCATGTTGATTTTAGTTATGAAGTATCCAGGTCACTGTCTGCTTGTCAGGGTGTTCTACTTGTGGTCGATGCAAATGAG GGTATTCAAGCCCAAACTGTAGCAAATTTCTTTCTTGCCTTCGAAGCACAGTTGTTGGTAATTCCAGTTATAAACAAG ataGATCTGAAGAATGCTGATCCTGCAAGGgttgaaaaacaaattgaaaagatgtttgatattccaagtgatgaatgTATTAAG ATTTCTGCTAAACTTGGAACAAACGTTGAAAGTGTTCTTCAGGCAATCATTGAAAGAATACCCCC TCCTAAAGTACATCGCAAAAACCCCCTGAGAGCTTTGGTATTTGACTCCACCTTTGACCAGTATAGGGGTGTGATAGCCAATGTAGCGTTATTTGATGGAATGGTTTCCAAAGGAGATAAAATTGTATCTGCACATACTCAAAAGACATATGAAGTTAATGAAGTAGGAGTTCTGAATCCTAATGAGCAGCCAACTCTTAAACT atatGCAGGACAGGTGGGCTATCTGATTGCTGGGATGAAAGATGTCACTGAAGCCCAAATAGGAGAtacattatatttacataaacaaCCAGTGGAGCCCTTGCCTGGGTTTAAATCAGCGAAACCAATGGTATTTGCAG GAATGTACCCTGTAGATCAATCTGAATATAATAACCTGAAGAGTGCTATTGAAAAACTGACTTTAAATGATTCCAGTGTGACGGTTCACCGGGATAGTAGCCTTGCCCTAGGTGCCGGCTGGAG gtTGGGATTTCTTGGACTTTTGCATATGGAAGTTTTTAACCAGCGACTAGAACAAGAATATAATGCTTCTGTTATTTTGACAACCCCTACTGTTCCATATAAAGCTGTTCTTTCATCAGCAAAATTGATAAAG gaatacagagaaaaggaaattacaatCATCAATCCTGCACAATTCCCTGATAAGTCAAAAGTAACAGAATATTTGGAGCCAGTTGTTTTGGGCACAATTATCACACCAAATGAATATACTGGAAAAATAATGATGCTTTGCCag GCTCGAAGAGCAATTCAGAAGAATATGGTATTTATTGATCAAAATAGAGTTATGCTTAAATATCTCTTTCCTTTGAATGAAATTGTGGTGGATTTTTATGATTCTTTGAAATCCCTGTCTTCCGGATATGCTAG TTTTGATTACGAAGATGCAGGCTACCAGACGGCAGAACTTGTAAAAATGGATATTCTACTGAATGGAAATACTGTAGAGGAGCTAGTAACTGTTGTACACAA AGACAAAGCATACTCTATTGGCAAAGCCATATGTGAACGTCTGAAGGATTCTCTTCCTAGGCAGCTGTTTGAGATAGCAATTCAAGCTTCTATTGGAAGTAAAATCATTGCAAGAGAAAC TGTGAAAGCCTATAGGAAAAATGTTTTGGCAAAATGT tatggTGGTGATATTACCCGAAAAATGAAACTTTTGAAGAgacaagcagaaggaaagaaaaaaatgaggaaagttggCAATGTTGAAGTTCCAAAAGATGCTTTTATAAAAGTTCTGAAGACACAATCTGATAAATAA
- the GUF1 gene encoding translation factor GUF1, mitochondrial isoform X2, giving the protein MWILAGRSWRRGRALAAWVTGAACRVLPTPRPSRCRGAAADSRNLDRLYSSAESKEKIDMSRFPVENIRNFGIIAHVDHGKSTLADRLLELTGTIDKTKNNKQVLDKLQVERERGITVKAQTASLFYNCEGKQYLLNLIDTPGHVDFSYEVSRSLSACQGVLLVVDANEGIQAQTVANFFLAFEAQLLVIPVINKIDLKNADPARVEKQIEKMFDIPSDECIKISAKLGTNVESVLQAIIERIPPPKVHRKNPLRALVFDSTFDQYRGVIANVALFDGMVSKGDKIVSAHTQKTYEVNEVGVLNPNEQPTLKLYAGQVGYLIAGMKDVTEAQIGDTLYLHKQPVEPLPGFKSAKPMVFAGMYPVDQSEYNNLKSAIEKLTLNDSSVTVHRDSSLALGAGWRLGFLGLLHMEVFNQRLEQEYNASVILTTPTVPYKAVLSSAKLIKEYREKEITIINPAQFPDKSKVTEYLEPVVLGTIITPNEYTGKIMMLCQARRAIQKNMVFIDQNRVMLKYLFPLNEIVVDFYDSLKSLSSGYARDKAYSIGKAICERLKDSLPRQLFEIAIQASIGSKIIARETVKAYRKNVLAKCYGGDITRKMKLLKRQAEGKKKMRKVGNVEVPKDAFIKVLKTQSDK; this is encoded by the exons ATGTGGATTCTTGCGGGTCGGAGCTGGCGGCGCGGACGCGCGCTCGCGGCGTGGGTCACCGGGGCTGCGTGTCGTGTGCTGCCCACGCCTCGCCCCTCGCGGTGCCGCGGGGCTGCTGCCGACTCGAGGAATCTGGACAGGCTTTACAGCTCTGCAGAGAGCAAG GAAAAAATTGACATGTCTAGATTCCCtgttgaaaatattagaaattttgGTATCATTGCACATGTGGATCACGGCAAAAGTACTTTAGCTGACAGGCTCCTGGAATTAacag GGACAATtgataaaacaaagaataataagcAAGTTCTTGATAAATTGCAAGTGGAACGAGAAAGAGGAATCACTGTTAAAGCACAGACAGCATCTCTCTTCTATAATTGTGAAGGAAAGCAGTACCTTTTAAATCTCATTGATACACCG gGCCATGTTGATTTTAGTTATGAAGTATCCAGGTCACTGTCTGCTTGTCAGGGTGTTCTACTTGTGGTCGATGCAAATGAG GGTATTCAAGCCCAAACTGTAGCAAATTTCTTTCTTGCCTTCGAAGCACAGTTGTTGGTAATTCCAGTTATAAACAAG ataGATCTGAAGAATGCTGATCCTGCAAGGgttgaaaaacaaattgaaaagatgtttgatattccaagtgatgaatgTATTAAG ATTTCTGCTAAACTTGGAACAAACGTTGAAAGTGTTCTTCAGGCAATCATTGAAAGAATACCCCC TCCTAAAGTACATCGCAAAAACCCCCTGAGAGCTTTGGTATTTGACTCCACCTTTGACCAGTATAGGGGTGTGATAGCCAATGTAGCGTTATTTGATGGAATGGTTTCCAAAGGAGATAAAATTGTATCTGCACATACTCAAAAGACATATGAAGTTAATGAAGTAGGAGTTCTGAATCCTAATGAGCAGCCAACTCTTAAACT atatGCAGGACAGGTGGGCTATCTGATTGCTGGGATGAAAGATGTCACTGAAGCCCAAATAGGAGAtacattatatttacataaacaaCCAGTGGAGCCCTTGCCTGGGTTTAAATCAGCGAAACCAATGGTATTTGCAG GAATGTACCCTGTAGATCAATCTGAATATAATAACCTGAAGAGTGCTATTGAAAAACTGACTTTAAATGATTCCAGTGTGACGGTTCACCGGGATAGTAGCCTTGCCCTAGGTGCCGGCTGGAG gtTGGGATTTCTTGGACTTTTGCATATGGAAGTTTTTAACCAGCGACTAGAACAAGAATATAATGCTTCTGTTATTTTGACAACCCCTACTGTTCCATATAAAGCTGTTCTTTCATCAGCAAAATTGATAAAG gaatacagagaaaaggaaattacaatCATCAATCCTGCACAATTCCCTGATAAGTCAAAAGTAACAGAATATTTGGAGCCAGTTGTTTTGGGCACAATTATCACACCAAATGAATATACTGGAAAAATAATGATGCTTTGCCag GCTCGAAGAGCAATTCAGAAGAATATGGTATTTATTGATCAAAATAGAGTTATGCTTAAATATCTCTTTCCTTTGAATGAAATTGTGGTGGATTTTTATGATTCTTTGAAATCCCTGTCTTCCGGATATGCTAG AGACAAAGCATACTCTATTGGCAAAGCCATATGTGAACGTCTGAAGGATTCTCTTCCTAGGCAGCTGTTTGAGATAGCAATTCAAGCTTCTATTGGAAGTAAAATCATTGCAAGAGAAAC TGTGAAAGCCTATAGGAAAAATGTTTTGGCAAAATGT tatggTGGTGATATTACCCGAAAAATGAAACTTTTGAAGAgacaagcagaaggaaagaaaaaaatgaggaaagttggCAATGTTGAAGTTCCAAAAGATGCTTTTATAAAAGTTCTGAAGACACAATCTGATAAATAA
- the GUF1 gene encoding translation factor GUF1, mitochondrial isoform X3 produces the protein MWILAGRSWRRGRALAAWVTGAACRVLPTPRPSRCRGAAADSRNLDRLYSSAESKEKIDMSRFPVENIRNFGIIAHVDHGKSTLADRLLELTGTIDKTKNNKQVLDKLQVERERGITVKAQTASLFYNCEGKQYLLNLIDTPGHVDFSYEVSRSLSACQGVLLVVDANEGIQAQTVANFFLAFEAQLLVIPVINKIDLKNADPARVEKQIEKMFDIPSDECIKISAKLGTNVESVLQAIIERIPPPKVHRKNPLRALVFDSTFDQYRGVIANVALFDGMVSKGDKIVSAHTQKTYEVNEVGVLNPNEQPTLKLYAGQVGYLIAGMKDVTEAQIGDTLYLHKQPVEPLPGFKSAKPMVFAGMYPVDQSEYNNLKSAIEKLTLNDSSVTVHRDSSLALGAGWRLGFLGLLHMEVFNQRLEQEYNASVILTTPTVPYKAVLSSAKLIKEYREKEITIINPAQFPDKSKVTEYLEPVVLGTIITPNEYTGKIMMLCQARRAIQKNMVFIDQNRVMLKYLFPLNEIVVDFYDSLKSLSSGYASFDYEDAGYQTAELVKMDILLNGNTVEELVTVVHKDKAYSIGKAICERLKDSLPRQLFEIAIQASIGSKIIARETMVVILPEK, from the exons ATGTGGATTCTTGCGGGTCGGAGCTGGCGGCGCGGACGCGCGCTCGCGGCGTGGGTCACCGGGGCTGCGTGTCGTGTGCTGCCCACGCCTCGCCCCTCGCGGTGCCGCGGGGCTGCTGCCGACTCGAGGAATCTGGACAGGCTTTACAGCTCTGCAGAGAGCAAG GAAAAAATTGACATGTCTAGATTCCCtgttgaaaatattagaaattttgGTATCATTGCACATGTGGATCACGGCAAAAGTACTTTAGCTGACAGGCTCCTGGAATTAacag GGACAATtgataaaacaaagaataataagcAAGTTCTTGATAAATTGCAAGTGGAACGAGAAAGAGGAATCACTGTTAAAGCACAGACAGCATCTCTCTTCTATAATTGTGAAGGAAAGCAGTACCTTTTAAATCTCATTGATACACCG gGCCATGTTGATTTTAGTTATGAAGTATCCAGGTCACTGTCTGCTTGTCAGGGTGTTCTACTTGTGGTCGATGCAAATGAG GGTATTCAAGCCCAAACTGTAGCAAATTTCTTTCTTGCCTTCGAAGCACAGTTGTTGGTAATTCCAGTTATAAACAAG ataGATCTGAAGAATGCTGATCCTGCAAGGgttgaaaaacaaattgaaaagatgtttgatattccaagtgatgaatgTATTAAG ATTTCTGCTAAACTTGGAACAAACGTTGAAAGTGTTCTTCAGGCAATCATTGAAAGAATACCCCC TCCTAAAGTACATCGCAAAAACCCCCTGAGAGCTTTGGTATTTGACTCCACCTTTGACCAGTATAGGGGTGTGATAGCCAATGTAGCGTTATTTGATGGAATGGTTTCCAAAGGAGATAAAATTGTATCTGCACATACTCAAAAGACATATGAAGTTAATGAAGTAGGAGTTCTGAATCCTAATGAGCAGCCAACTCTTAAACT atatGCAGGACAGGTGGGCTATCTGATTGCTGGGATGAAAGATGTCACTGAAGCCCAAATAGGAGAtacattatatttacataaacaaCCAGTGGAGCCCTTGCCTGGGTTTAAATCAGCGAAACCAATGGTATTTGCAG GAATGTACCCTGTAGATCAATCTGAATATAATAACCTGAAGAGTGCTATTGAAAAACTGACTTTAAATGATTCCAGTGTGACGGTTCACCGGGATAGTAGCCTTGCCCTAGGTGCCGGCTGGAG gtTGGGATTTCTTGGACTTTTGCATATGGAAGTTTTTAACCAGCGACTAGAACAAGAATATAATGCTTCTGTTATTTTGACAACCCCTACTGTTCCATATAAAGCTGTTCTTTCATCAGCAAAATTGATAAAG gaatacagagaaaaggaaattacaatCATCAATCCTGCACAATTCCCTGATAAGTCAAAAGTAACAGAATATTTGGAGCCAGTTGTTTTGGGCACAATTATCACACCAAATGAATATACTGGAAAAATAATGATGCTTTGCCag GCTCGAAGAGCAATTCAGAAGAATATGGTATTTATTGATCAAAATAGAGTTATGCTTAAATATCTCTTTCCTTTGAATGAAATTGTGGTGGATTTTTATGATTCTTTGAAATCCCTGTCTTCCGGATATGCTAG TTTTGATTACGAAGATGCAGGCTACCAGACGGCAGAACTTGTAAAAATGGATATTCTACTGAATGGAAATACTGTAGAGGAGCTAGTAACTGTTGTACACAA AGACAAAGCATACTCTATTGGCAAAGCCATATGTGAACGTCTGAAGGATTCTCTTCCTAGGCAGCTGTTTGAGATAGCAATTCAAGCTTCTATTGGAAGTAAAATCATTGCAAGAGAAAC tatggTGGTGATATTACCCGAAAAATGA